GCGTGCGCCCCGACTCGCGGATCGCGGGGAGCAGTGCCTCCTCGACCAGCGCCGTCGCGATGCCGCGGCCGCGCATCGCGGGGTGCACGGAGGCGCCCACGGAGATGGTCTCGAGGTTCTCCTTCTGCGGCAGGAACACGGACGCGCGGCCGACGAGGCTCTCGCCGCCCTCGAGCGATTCGGCGATCGCGACCCAGCGCCTGGTGCTCCAATACGGGGTGTCGGTGAGCTGGGCGCGCAGCTGCTCCCGGGTGAGTGCCTGACTGCCGCCGTGGGCGTGCTCGTCCAGCGCCTGCTCGAGGGCGAGGTACTGGTCGAGCTCGGCGTCGTCGGCGGGGTCGAGGGGGCGGATCGTGAGGTGCATGGGGGCAGTCGACCACGGCGGGGCGGGGAGGGGCGAGAAAATATCCTCGGGGTTGCTTGACCCTCCCCTCGGGGAAGAGCCCAGCCTGGTCCTCGCCGGGACGGACCCGGCGCCCGAGGACCGGGCGGAGGACGACGGAGGATCGCATGGAGGAGAGCCTGCTGAGCATCGGGGAGCTGGCCGCGCGGAGCGGACTGAGCCCCAAGGCGCTGCGGCTGTACGACGAGTCGGGGCTGCTGGTGCCCCGACGCGTCGACCCCCTGACCGGATACCGCTCCTACGGCTCCGACCAGGTGGGCCGCGCCCGCCTGATCGCCGCGCTGCGCGGGATCGGGATGGGGCTCGCCCGGATCCGGGTGCTGTGCGATCTGGACGCCGACGCCGCCGTGTCGGAGCTGCGCTCCTGGTGGCGTCAGGAGGAGGCCGACATGCTCTCCCGCGCCGCTGCCGTCGACGCCCTGTCCCTCTCCCTCGGGCAGCACCCCCTGGAGGACACCATGACCACCACGACCCTCGTCCCCCGCACCGCCTCGGCGCTGCACATCGGCCTCGAGCGCACAGTGCAGGAGGACGCGGTGCTGGTCCGCGCCCTGCCGGGCGGCCGCACCCTCCTCGCCGTCGCCGACGGCTTCGGGGGAGCCGGTGACCTCGCGGAGCGGATCCTCGCGGCCTTCGCGGACTCGCTCGAGCACGCGCTGGCCGACCCGTCGGCCGCTCCACTGCACGCCCTCGAGAAGGCCTGGACCGCCGCGGAGGCGCTGGTGCCGACGGACGACGGGTCCGGCACGACCCTCACCGTCGCGGTGCTGGACGGGGACCGCCTCCACATCGCCCATGTCGGTGACGCCCGTGTGGTGCTCGTGCGCGCAGGGCATCTCGAGCACGTCACGCAGGAGCACACCCTCCTGCGCTCCCTGCTCGAAGCCGGTCGGCTCTCCCCCGAGGAGGCCGCCTCCCCTCCGGACCGGCGCGTGCTGAACCGCTCTCTCGCCGCGGGCGCGCCGACGGCTCCGGACCTGCTCGTCCGCCGGCTCGAGGCGGGCGATCTCGTGCTGCTCGCCACCGACGGCCTGCACGCCGTCGCCGACCCGTCGGCCCTCACCGCGGCGCTGACCGGTGGAGAGACGGATCTCGATGCACTCACCGGGTCGCTCGTGGACCTGGCACTGGCCGTCGGCGGCCCGGACAACGTGGGCGTCGCCCTGGCCCGGGTATGAGGTCGGGCGGTCAGCGCGGTGAGCGGGTGCGCAGCTGCTCCGGGGTGAGTGCCTGACTGCCGCTGTGGGCGTGCTCGTCCAGCGCCGGCTCGAGGGCGAGGTACTGGTCGAGCTCGGCGCCGGCGGGGAGGGGCGACGGACTTACCGCCGACCTGCCCGCACCATCCGCACGATCCCCATGGCGCAGGCGGCGAGCAGGGCGACAGCGCCGAGCACGATCAGCGGCGCCCCTCCCCCGACGATCACCGACCAGGCGATGCCGAGGTAGATCGGCTGGATCGCGAGTCCGGTCCAGACCAGCATCCGCTCGCCTTCGCGGTAGACGGCCTGCGCGTTCTCCTCGGTGATGCGAACCGGGTAGTTGAACAGGCGGGGCCGCGAGGACAGGGCGACGATCCCGAGGGAGAGCACCAGCATCAGCCCGCCGAGCACCAGGATCGACCACCGCGGGCCGAACGAGTCCGGATGCCCGCTCGCGTCGAAGTGGGTCGCGACGATGTCCGACAGGCCCGGGTAGCGCACGAGGATCCAGGCGGAGGTGCCGAGCACGGCGAGGACGGTGAGGGCGCGCAGTCCACGCGTGATGGGACCGGTCGTGTAGGTGCGGGGCGGTCTCATCGCTCGCGCCGTGCCCGATGCGACCTGGTCAGCCCGGTGTCGGGCTCGACATCAGCCCCCACGCCCTCGCGCTCCTCGTGGCGCAGGGCGTCGGCGAGATAGGGCAGGGAGTACTCGACGTGGCCGCGGCCGGCGGGGCGGATGAGGTCGTCCTCGATGAGGCGCTGGCGGAACCCGGACTGCTGGCTCGACTCGATGCCCATGCGCCCGGCGATGACGCCGACGGCCGACGGGCCCTCGTCCTCCAGCATCGCGCGGAGGTACTCGCGCTTGCGGGGGCTCAGCCCGCGCAGGGCTGGGCCGTGCACGTTCTTGATCATCGCCGCGACCACCGCGTCCCGCGCCCCGCGGACGTCCTCGATCTCGATCGTGTCCGCGTCGCCGCTGTTCTGCCAGGCCTTGGAGCCGACGAGCTGGATGAGATACGGGTAGCCGCGGGAGATCTCCCCGGCGAGCACCGCGGCCTCGGGGGTGATGCCCTTCGTGGTGTCGGCAACGGTCATGCGGATCGCCTCGGCGGCGGTGCCGACGTCCACGCTGCCCACCTCGATGCGGTGGGCACGGCGCAGGAAGGTCGCGCCCTCGTGGTCCAGCAGCGCGTCCACCCCGGTGCGCACCCCGGCGGCGAGGAACGCGACCGCGTGCCCGGAGCCGATGAGGTCCTGCACGTGCTGGGTGAGGGCGTGCAGCGGGGCGCGGTCCACGGACTGCACCTCGTCCAGCGTGATCAGCACTCCGCCGCCCTCCTCCTCCGCGAGGCGCGCGAGCCGGTCCAGGACCACGGTGAGGGGTTCGAGCTCGCCGGTGTATCGCTCGTGGATATCCCGCTGCGCGGCGACGCTCGCGATCCTCGCCATCGTGAGCTTGGAGGTCTCGGAGTCGGGGTCGAGCTCGCGCAGGTGCGCGATCGCCTGCCCGCGCAGCTCCTCGACGAGAGAGGTCGAGGAGGTGTGCAAGCGCAGGTCGATCCATCCCGCCTCGAGCGCGAGCTCGCGGAACTCGGACAGCAGCACCGTCTTGCCGGTGCCGCGCGCACCGGAGATCAGGATCGCGCGCGCCTCGGGCACGTTCCCGGCGAGCGCGGCGGTGAACTCCTCGATCGCGAGGTCGCGGCCGGCGAGGATCACCGGGGTCAGGCCGAAGCCGGGGGTGAACGGGTTGGCGCTGGGGCGGGTCATGGCTCCCATCCTGCCCTGCGGGAGTGACGGATGGGGAGGGGGCAGGAGGACTGTGGATATCTCGAGGGCGGCCGACGGGATCTCGACAGGCAGGGTTGTCCACATTCTTCGGGGGATTGTTCTTCATCTGTCGGACCCTTTTGGTAGTGGCGTGTCGCGGGGCAGGCCGGGAGGCGACCGAGGTGTCCACAGCGGGGCGAATAATGCACACAAACAGGCATGATGCAGGCGCGACGAGCCGTCGAGAGCATCGGCCACGTCGGCTCCCCCGCCATTTCCTCGCCCGACCTCTCCTCCACACACCCCACTTTTTCACATATTTATCCACATTTCGAGGTGACCCTTGGGTGAGCGACGTCGGTTCGATATTCTCGACGTATTCAGGGAGCCACCGAGGCGTGGCTCCACAGGCGGGGACGGCGACACGTGCGCGACAGGAACGCAACGGGAGGAGGGGATCGCGATGGGTGAGCTCGAGGAGCCGGCATGGGACTGGTACACCTCTCGCTTCCCGAGCCGGCATCCCGGTGAGGAGCCGGCGCCCGCGAACTCCCCGTCGGACGCCGCCCCGGAGCCTGCGAAGTCCTTCCGCGTCCGTGCCCGCAAGCCGCTGACCCCCGCCACGGTGCTCGAGGAGGCGGGCGGCTATCGCAGCCCCGTCGCCGGCGCGGTGCTGGACGTCCACTACCTGATGCGCGAGCGCTCCCGCCTGTACGGGATCCACCTGAGGATGCTCGCCGAGCTGTACGAGAACGACTCCGAGAACGGAGGCGTGCTCGAGGACGCGGACATGACCGGGATGAAGATCGCGGCAGGGCTGCGCTGCTCGACCGCCGAGGCCACCGACCAGATCCACGATGCCCTGCGCGCCGTGCACCGCCTGCCCACCATGTTCGCCAACCTCGAGCGCGGCGACCTCCCCGAGCCCTTCTTCCGCTATCTCCTGCGGCAGGTGCAGTCCCTGGACGACGACCAGGTGGAGATGGTCGATCTCCGCCTGCACGACGTCGACGTCGCGAACGTCTCCCAGGGCACCTTCGAGAAGCAGGTGCGCTACGCGGTCGCCGAGGCGCGGAAGGGCACTCTGCCGACGCTCCCCTCTCCCACGCCGAAGGTCGAGCTCGGCGCGGTGGACCCGCTCCACGGCACCGCCAGCATCACGATCACCGGCCCGATCCTCGAGATCAGGGCCCTCGCCCACCGGCTCGACATCGCCGCCCGCACCGTGCAGGACGCGCAGCGCCATGCCCTCGCAGGCGGTGAGGAGGGTCCGATGCCGTTCGACCTCGACGACGTGGTGCGGAGCCAGGGCCGGCCCCTGTCCCTGCGCCGCCTCCAGTACGCGATCCTCACCCACTCGGTGCTGGACATCGACCCCGTCGAGGAGACGCGGTCGGTGTACAAGATGCTGCTGACCGTCCCGGTGACGACGATGCTCGGCGTGGACAACCACCCGGCGATGCTCGAGGGCATGACCCCCATCCCCGCCGAGCAGGCCCGGGAGCTGGCCGCCGAGGAGGCGACCTGGACGCGGATCCTCACCGATCCGATCACCGGCGCCTACCTCCCCGTCTCGGCCACGACCTACCGACCCACCGCCCAGATGCGGCTCCTGCTGCGGCTGAGACACCCGATCTGCGCGGCGCCGGGGTGCACCCGACCCACCGCCTACGCCGCGGAGGACGACCACATCGAGGAGTACGACCACGAGGAACCGGACCTGGGAGGCCGGACCTCCCTGTTCAACCTCCACCGGCTGTGCTGGCTGCATCATGCGTGGAAGACGAAGGACCTGATCGACGTGTGGCGGTGGCCGATCGACGATCCGTCCGAGGGTGACGGCACCACCACGCCCGATCCGCTGCGCTCCGTCTGGGACCTCGGCGATGGTCTGCGCACCTCCACGCTCGAAGACACGGACCTGGTCAGCCCCACCGTCGCCTCCGAGCTAGAGGAGGCGTGGCGGGTGCACGAGGCCGAGCGCGCGAACATCCGCGCCTACCACGAGGCCGTGCGACGGGATCTCGAGCGGCACAGCACCGCGAGGGAGGGGCGGCGGATCATCCCGCCCGGCGCCGGCAACGACACCGACGTCGACACCGACGAGGAGGACCTGCCGTTCTAGCGGACGATCTGCACGCCCGCCGCCTCCAGCTCCCGCTCGAGCTGCTCGACACCGTCCGGATGCACCGCCGCGGTGAGATCCCGCAGCACGCGCACGGGCGCCGAGGCCGCTGCGCCGAGCGCCGTGGCCCGCACACAGAAGTCGTATGCGAGGCCCACCACGTCGATCCGGTCCCAGCCGTCGGCCACGAGCGAGGCGACGCTCTCCCCGGTCTCGATGACCTCGCCCTCGAGGACGCTGTACGCCGGGATCCCATGGCCCTTGTGCACGATCTCTGCATCGAGCGCCGCGATCTCGGGGCGCAGCGCCGCACTCTCGGTCCCGGCGACGCAATGCACCGGCCAGGTGTCGACGTAGTCCGGCGTCGTCGAGAAGTGTCCGCCGTTGTCGGTGTCCCCGCGGTGCCAGTCCTGGCTGGCGAGAACCCGGTCGTACCCGCCGGCGGCGACATGTGCGGCGATCCGCCCCGCGACCGCGGCGCCGCCCTCGACGCCGAGCGCACCGCCCTCGCAGAAGTCGTTCTGGACGTCGACGATGATCAGCAGGGATCGGCTCAACGGAAGCTCCTGGCCAGAGGGACGGGGCCCCAGCGTATGCGCCAGCGAACCACACCGGGTGGCACAATCGCGGACATGGCTTCCCCGCGCACCTACGACCGCCTGCTCTCCCCGCTGGACCTCGGTCCGTTCGAGGTGCGCAACCGCATCGTCATGGGGTCGATGCACACCGGTCTCGAGGACCGCCCCGGCGACGTGAAGAAGCTCGCCGCCTACCTCGGCGAGCGCGCCCGCGGCGGGGCGGGACTGATCGTCACCGGCGGCTACTCCCCCGACCGCACAGGGCGGCTCACCCCGCACGGCTCCCAGGCCGACGCCCGTACCCTGCGCGGCCACGACCTGGTCACGCGCGAGGTCCACGAGGCAGATGGCCGGATCATCCTCCAGCTCCTGCACGCGGGCCGCTACGCCGTCCAGCCGCTCGCCGCCTCCCCCGGCGGCGGGAAGTCGCCGCTGTCGCCGTTCCGCTCCCGGCGCCTGACCCGGGGCGGGGTGCGGCGCACCATCGACCACTACGCCGAGGCGGCGCGGCGCGCGATCGACGCCGGTTACGACGGGGTCGAGCTGATGGGCAGCGAGGGCTACCTGCTGAACCAGTTCCTCGCGCCCGCCACGAACGGCAGGCGGGACCGCTGGGGCCGCACCTCCGAGGGCCGACGGGCGATGCCGCTCGCGGTCACCGCCGCGGTGCGCGCGGCGATCGGGGAGAAGGCCCTGCTCAGCTACCGCATCTCCCTGCTGGACCTGGTGCCGGGCGGGCAGACGTGGACCGAGACCACTGCCCTGGCGCAGGCCCTGATCCGGGCCGGGGTCGATGTGCTGTCCACCGGGATCGGCTGGCACGAGGCGCGGGTCCCCACGATCGCGACGTCGGTGCCGCGCGCCGCGTTCGCCGAGAACACCGCGCGCCTGCGCGAGCTGGTGGACGTGCCGGTGGTCGCCTCGAACCGGATCCACGACCCGGCGGTGGCGGAGCAGGTCCTCGCCGACGGCCAGGCGGACCTGATCTCCATGGCCCGCCCGCTGCTCGCCGATCCACAGCTGCCGAACAAGCTCGCGGGCGGCCGGGCGAACCAGGTCGTCGCCTGCATCTCCTGCAACCAGGCCTGCCTGGACAAGGTGTTCGTCGGCGAGCGCGCGAGCTGCCTGGTGAACCCGCGCGCCGCGCACGAGACCGAGCTGGTGCTCACCCCCGTCATCGAGCGCCGCGCGAGGCGGGTCGCCGTCGTCGGCGCGGGCCCCGCCGGGCTCGAGGCGGCCCTCGCCGCCGCCGAGCGCGGCCACATCGTCACCCTCTTCGAGGCGACCGGCGAGATCGGCGGGCAGCTGCGCCTGGCCGCACGCATCCCCGGCAAGGAGGACTACGCGCAGGCGCTGCAGTCCTGGCGGATGCGGCTCGCCGCCGCCGGGGTCGGGATGCGGCTCGGCGCCCGCCCGGGCACCGCGGACCTGCAACGCTTCCACGACGTCATCGTCGCCACCGGCGTCGCCCCGCGCGAGATCGACCTGCCGCGCGAGGGTGGGCCGGACGTGATCAGCTACGCCGACCTGCTCGAGGGCCGGGCCGAGGCCGGGGAGCGCGTCGCGATCATCGGCGCGGGCGGCATCGGCGTGGACGTCGCCGAGTTCCTCTCCGCCCCGCGCCCCTCCCCGAGCCTGGAGGCGGCGCGGTGGAAGGAGCACTGGGGTGTGGTGGACGCTGACCAAGTGCGGGGCGGGGTGGCGACGCGGCCCGCGGCTCCCGCGGCGAGAGAGGTCCATCTGCTGCAGAGGAAGGAGACTCGCATCGGTGCCGGGCTCGGGAAGACCACCGGCTGGGTGCATCGCGCGGAGCTGCGGCACGCGGGCGTGGTGCAGCACGTCGGCGTCACCTACGAGCGGATCGATGACACGGGCCTCCACATCACGGAGGATGGACAGCAGCAGGTGCTCGACGTCGACACCATCGTGGTGTGCGCCGGGCAGGTCAGCGTGAACGCGCTGGCCGACGAGGTGATCGCCGCCCGACGGGGACGCAGCCCCCGGGTGCACGTGATCGGCGGGGCAGACGTCGCCGCCGAGCTCGACGCCGAGCGTGCGATCCGGCAGGCCGTGGAGGTCGCGGCCGCACTCTGAGGAGGACCGACATGGACCGCACCGACCCGACCGAGATGCTCGAGCGCGCGATCCACCTCGCGATCGCGAACGTCGGCGACGGGGAGCAGCCCTTCGCGGCGCTCGTGCGCCTTCCCGGCGGAGAGGTCGTCGAGGGAGTGAACCGGATCCTCACGGACCACGACCCCACCGCCCACGCGGAGATCGTCGCACTGCGGGCGGCCTGTGCGCAGGTCGGTGCCGCGCAGCTGCCGGGCGCGGTGCTCTTCTCCAGCTGCGAGCCGTGCACGATGTGCCTGGCCGCGGCGCTGTGGGCCGGGGTCGACGAGGTCGTGTTCGCGGCGGGACGGGCCGACGCCGCCCGGGCGGGCTTCGGCGACGAGGCCGTGCACGACTACTTCGCCCGGCCCGGCCACCACGCCCTGCTGCCCACCGCGCAGCACCGGCATGCGGACGCGGTGGCGCCGTTCGAGGAGTGGGCGCGACTCAGTGCCGGTCACTGAGTCCCATCAGGAGCCTGCGAGGATCTCCCGGGCGATGGGCCCGGCGGTCACCGAGCCGTAGGAGCCGTCCTCGACGAACACGGCGAGGACCAGGTCGCCCCGGGCGACGATGACCCAGGAGTGCAGCGCCAGCTCGCCGTCGGCGTTCGTGTACTCGGCGGTGCCGGTCTTGCCGATCACGGGCTCGCCGGGCAGGTCCGCGAAGTCGTCGAGGCTGCCGTCGGTGACGACGCCGCGCAGCATCTCCTGCATCTGCGCGGTCTCGTCGGCCGTGAGCGGGTGGGCGATCTCGGGCGCGGCGGGCTCCTGGTCGTCGAGGATCCGCGGGGTGACCGTCGCGCCGTTCTGGACGCTCGCGAGCACGGTCGCCATGGCGAGCGGCGAGGCGAGCACCCGGCCCTGGCCCATCATCGCCGCGGCGTGCTCGACGCCCTCGTCGGCCGGATCGATCGAGCCCATGAACGCGTCGAGCCCCGCCGGGGCGTCCTGGCCGATGCCGAGGGTGGCCCCGGCGTCGGCGAGGGCCGCCTGGTCGACGGTCTCGTGCTGGAGCAGCAGGGCGGTGTTGCAGGAGTGCGCGATGACGGAGCGCAGCGGCATGTCCCCGAACAGCGACGGGTCCATGGAGTCGGCGTTCTTGAAGCTGCGCCCGGCGACGGTCGCGGTCTCCGGGCACTGCAGGGTCGTGTCCGGGGTGACGCCGGCGCGCAGCAGCGCGAGCGCGGTGACGGTCTTGAAGGTCGAGCCCGGGGCGTACTGGCCCACCAGGCCCACGGGGTACGACTGCCCCGTCGGCCCGAGGGCCGCGGCGAGCACGTCGCCGGTCGAGGCGCTGAGGGCGATCACGGCCGACGGGGAGTCCTCGCCCGCGATCGCGGCCGTGGCCCGGCGCTGCAGGTCGTCGTCGAGGGTGGTGCGCACCGTGGTGCCGTCGACGGGGTCGAGGCGGGTGAGGGAGCGGGCGTCGCCGGACTCGGGGTCGACGGCGCGGATGTCCAGGCCGCGGGTGCCGGTGACGGCGTCCTGCTCCGCGGCGATGACGCCGCCGGTCGCGACCAGGTCACCCGCGACGATCTCCCCGTCGGACCCTTCGATGTCCTCGGCGGTGGCCTCGCGCAGGGAGCCAAGCACGCCGGGGGCGTAGTCCCGCTCGAGGGCGAGGGGGCGCTGCTCCTCGACGACGTGGAAGCCGGGGACCTGCGCCGCGTCGTCCAGGCGGTAGCTGCCCTCGTCGGCGACGCGGATGGTGAGGGCGGGGACGAAGGCCTCGTCGCCTGCGGCGGCCGCGGTGGAGGCCAGGCGATCAGGGTCCGTGCCGAGGATCCCGGCGAGCTCGCGGGCGGCGGCGTCGACATCCGCCTCCTCGAGCTGGGACTTGTCCAGGCCCAGCACCTTCACGTCGACCGGGCCGTAGAGCTCGGTGCCGTCGCGGTCGGTGATCGTGCCGGGGGTCGCCTCGAGGTCCGCGACCTCGAGCTGCTCGCCGTCCGCGAGGCCCGGGGCGAGGGCGCCCGCGACGATCCGCGGGGTCCAGCCGCCCTCGCCGCGCTCGAGCTCGACGGTGGTCGTGTAGTCCCAGGTCCCCTCCGGCAGCGGCCAGGACCAGTCGTAGGTGGCGGTGCGGACGCCGCCTCGGGCCTCCACGGCGTCGGCGAGGGTGACCTCCGGGTCGGCGCCGAGGGCCTCGCGGACCGCGCCGAGCACGCGAGCGTCCTCGTCGGGAGCGGCATCGCCCGAGGCGAGGGAGGCGGCCAGCGCCGCGGCCTCCTCCTCGCCGCCCGCCGCGCGGCCCCGCCACACGAGCCCCCCGACCACGAGGGCGGCGACCGCGAGCACGGCGACGATAATGATCCAGGGTGTGCGGCGGGAAGCACTCATCGGGCCATCGTGCCACCTCTACACTCGCTCCCATGCCCCGCGTGCTGCACACCGCCCAGGCCCTGGTCGACGTGGTCCTCGAGATCGACGCCCTGCCGCCCCGCGGCGGGAACGCGAACGCCCGCAGCGAGCACCGCTACGCCGGCGGGGCCGTGACGATCCTGGTCTCCGCCGCGCGGACCGGCGCGAAGGCCGTGCACGGGGGCGCCCACGGCGTCGGCCCCAACGGGGACCTGCTGCGCGCCGCGCTCGCCAAGGACGGTGTGGCGCTCGCGGACGAGCCGCGCGAGGGCCAGGACTCCGGCTACTGCGTGGTGATGGTCGAGCCGACCGCGCAGCGCACCTTCCTCACCGTCTACGGCGCCGAGCGGGAGATCACCGCGCAGTCGCTCGCGAGGCTCGCCCCCGAGCCCGGGGACCTGGTGTGCGTGTCGGGCTACACCCTGTTCGAGCCGACCCGCGAGCCGCTGCTGGAGTTCCTCGAGTCGCTGCCCGCCGGGGTGGACGTGGTGCTCGATCCGGGCGACGCCTTCGCCGAGTTCCCGCGGGAGCTGCAGGAGCGGGTGCTGGCGGTGACGACCGTGTGGACCTCGAACGCGGACGAGGCGCGGGCGCTGACGGATCTCGATGCGCTCGAGGACACCCCGGCCGCGATCCGGCGCCGACTGCGTCCGGGCGCCGTGGTGATCGTGCGCGACGGCGACCGCGGCTGCCTGGTCTTCCACCACGGCCGCGGCACCGAGATCCCGGCCTTCCCGCAGACGCCGGTGGACACCAACGGCGCCGGCGACACCCACACCGGGGTGCTCCTCGCGGAGCGGGCCCTCGGCGCGGACTGGGAGTCCGCCGCGACCCGCGCCAACGCCGCCGCCGCGATCGCCGTGACCCGGCGCGGACCCGAGAGCGCACCGACCCGCGCCGAGGTGGACGAGTTCCTGTCGTAGAGCCCCGGGAGCCCTAGGATGGAGGCGCATGTCACCCCGAAGGAGACCATGGACGCCGCCGGCTCGACCCTGCACGACTTCGACGCTCCCCTGATCGGCGGCGGCACCCGCTCGCTCGGCGACTTCCGCGGCCACCCGGTGCTGGTGGTCAACACCGCCACCCAGTGCGCCTTCACCCCGCAGCTGCGCGGGCTGCAGGAGCTGCACGACCGCTTCTCCCCCCGCGGCTTCTCCGTGCTCGGCTTCCCCTCGGACCAGTTCCACCAGGACCCCGGCACCGACGAGGAGACCCTGGAGACCTGCACCCAGACCTACTCGGTCACCTTCCCGATGTTCGCCAAGACCGACGTCAACGGCGCCGGCGCCCCGCCGATGTGGAAGTGGCTGTGCGCGCAGAAGGCCGGGGTGATGGGCGGGCGCATCGCCTGGAACTTCACCAAGTTCCTCGTCGGTGCCGACGGCATGGTGATCCGCCGCTACGCCCCGCCCGTGCCGCCGAGCCGCATCGCGCGCAGGATCGAGATGGAGCTCGGGTCGTCCTGAACAGGAGCCTCACGAACGCTTGGTAGCGTGGGTCACATCTGACCACTACCGGAAGGGGGGACCACCGTGGAAGGACTGATCGTCGTCGCGGTCGTCGTCATCGGCCTCGTCATCGTCCTGGCCATCGTGGCCGCACTGCTGTTCGGAGGACTGCGCACCTCGCTCATGTTCACCGTCCACACCCAGGAGGCGGTGATCGTCGAGCGGTTCGGGAAGTTCAAGCGGGTCGCGCACGCGGGTCTGAACTTCAAGACCCCGTTCATCGACAACATCACCCGCCCCGTGTCGCTGCGCGTCCAGCAGCTCGAGGTGAACATCGAGTCCAAGACCAAGGACAACGTGTTCGTCACCGTGCCCGTCGCGGTGCAGTACCAGATCCAGCAGGACCAGGTCGTCGCGGCCTACTACGAGCTGTCCAACCCCGAGGCGCAGATCCGCTCCTACGTCTTCGACACCGTCCGCTCCGCCCTGTCGGGCCTCGAGCTGGACGCGGCCTTCGAGTCCAAGGACGACATCGCCCGCAGCGTCGAGCAGACCCTGTCCGCCTCGATGCAGAAGTTCGGCTTCAACATCATCAACACCCTGGTCCAGGACATCTCCCCGGACCAGCGGGTGCGCGACTCGATGAACTCCATCAACGCCGCCCAGCGCGACCGGGTCGCCGCCCAGTCCCTCGCCGAGGCGGACAAGATCAAGCGCGTCACCCAGGCGGAGGCCGAGGCCGAGTCCAAGCGCCTCCAGGGTGAGGGCGTCGCCGCGCAGCGCAAGGCGATCGCGCTGGGCATCGCGGAGCAGTACGAGATGCTGCGCAAGGTCGGCATCGAGAACTCCGCCGAGCAGCTGCTGCTGATGACCCAGTACTTCGACACCCTGCAGGACGTGGCCCGCAACGGCCGCTCCAACGTGCTCTACCTGCCCAGCAACCCCGGTGCCGTCGGGTCGATGGGCGACGAGATCCGCTCGGCCATGCTGCAGGCGCAGGCCGCACACCAGGCCGACGCCGATGCGGACGTCGACGAGGCCGCGCACAGGCAGCGCATCTCGGCCGAGCAGCTGCGCGCCCAGGAGGAGCAGCGCCGCGAGCGGGCCCGCCAGCAGGCCGAGCAGCGCGCCCGCGACGCGCAGAGGCAGCAGGCGCAGGCCCAGCAGCCCCCGGCCGGCTACCCCGGCGGCTCCGTGCCGCCGTGGGCGCACCCGGGCAGCGCGAACCAGGGGTGAGACGCACCGGGATCCTCTCCCTCATCGCCGCGGTCGCGGGGTCGATGCTTCTGCTCGCCCTCGCGGCCGCGGCGCTCGTCGGGGTGTTCACCGCCTTCCTCGGCGTCGGCGAGGTGCTCACCCCCACCGACGGCGGCCACGAGCGGGTGCAGTCCTGGAGCCGGGTCCTCGTGATCACGCTCGTGGGCTGCGGGGCGCTCGCGCTGCTCAGCGTCGTGCTGGACGCGGTGCTGACGGTGCTGGGGCTCCTGGGCGTGCGACGGGCCGACGGACGGACCACGCACATCCTCAACCTCGTCGCCGCCGGGGTGTGCACGCTCGTGCCGCTGCTGCTGCTCGGCGCGTTCTGGGCCGCCGGCGCCGCGGACCTCGACCAGGCGCAGATGCTCGCGGGATGGATGCTCGCCGGGATGCTGCTGGTGCTCGCGCCCTGGGCGCGGATCGGCCAGCTGATCGGCGGGATC
This genomic interval from Brachybacterium aquaticum contains the following:
- a CDS encoding MerR family transcriptional regulator: MEESLLSIGELAARSGLSPKALRLYDESGLLVPRRVDPLTGYRSYGSDQVGRARLIAALRGIGMGLARIRVLCDLDADAAVSELRSWWRQEEADMLSRAAAVDALSLSLGQHPLEDTMTTTTLVPRTASALHIGLERTVQEDAVLVRALPGGRTLLAVADGFGGAGDLAERILAAFADSLEHALADPSAAPLHALEKAWTAAEALVPTDDGSGTTLTVAVLDGDRLHIAHVGDARVVLVRAGHLEHVTQEHTLLRSLLEAGRLSPEEAASPPDRRVLNRSLAAGAPTAPDLLVRRLEAGDLVLLATDGLHAVADPSALTAALTGGETDLDALTGSLVDLALAVGGPDNVGVALARV
- a CDS encoding DUF1648 domain-containing protein, giving the protein MRPPRTYTTGPITRGLRALTVLAVLGTSAWILVRYPGLSDIVATHFDASGHPDSFGPRWSILVLGGLMLVLSLGIVALSSRPRLFNYPVRITEENAQAVYREGERMLVWTGLAIQPIYLGIAWSVIVGGGAPLIVLGAVALLAACAMGIVRMVRAGRR
- a CDS encoding ATP-binding protein, whose protein sequence is MTRPSANPFTPGFGLTPVILAGRDLAIEEFTAALAGNVPEARAILISGARGTGKTVLLSEFRELALEAGWIDLRLHTSSTSLVEELRGQAIAHLRELDPDSETSKLTMARIASVAAQRDIHERYTGELEPLTVVLDRLARLAEEEGGGVLITLDEVQSVDRAPLHALTQHVQDLIGSGHAVAFLAAGVRTGVDALLDHEGATFLRRAHRIEVGSVDVGTAAEAIRMTVADTTKGITPEAAVLAGEISRGYPYLIQLVGSKAWQNSGDADTIEIEDVRGARDAVVAAMIKNVHGPALRGLSPRKREYLRAMLEDEGPSAVGVIAGRMGIESSQQSGFRQRLIEDDLIRPAGRGHVEYSLPYLADALRHEEREGVGADVEPDTGLTRSHRARRER
- a CDS encoding DUF222 domain-containing protein; this encodes MGELEEPAWDWYTSRFPSRHPGEEPAPANSPSDAAPEPAKSFRVRARKPLTPATVLEEAGGYRSPVAGAVLDVHYLMRERSRLYGIHLRMLAELYENDSENGGVLEDADMTGMKIAAGLRCSTAEATDQIHDALRAVHRLPTMFANLERGDLPEPFFRYLLRQVQSLDDDQVEMVDLRLHDVDVANVSQGTFEKQVRYAVAEARKGTLPTLPSPTPKVELGAVDPLHGTASITITGPILEIRALAHRLDIAARTVQDAQRHALAGGEEGPMPFDLDDVVRSQGRPLSLRRLQYAILTHSVLDIDPVEETRSVYKMLLTVPVTTMLGVDNHPAMLEGMTPIPAEQARELAAEEATWTRILTDPITGAYLPVSATTYRPTAQMRLLLRLRHPICAAPGCTRPTAYAAEDDHIEEYDHEEPDLGGRTSLFNLHRLCWLHHAWKTKDLIDVWRWPIDDPSEGDGTTTPDPLRSVWDLGDGLRTSTLEDTDLVSPTVASELEEAWRVHEAERANIRAYHEAVRRDLERHSTAREGRRIIPPGAGNDTDVDTDEEDLPF
- a CDS encoding isochorismatase family protein; translated protein: MSRSLLIIVDVQNDFCEGGALGVEGGAAVAGRIAAHVAAGGYDRVLASQDWHRGDTDNGGHFSTTPDYVDTWPVHCVAGTESAALRPEIAALDAEIVHKGHGIPAYSVLEGEVIETGESVASLVADGWDRIDVVGLAYDFCVRATALGAAASAPVRVLRDLTAAVHPDGVEQLERELEAAGVQIVR